Proteins from one Enterobacter bugandensis genomic window:
- the yfcD gene encoding NUDIX hydrolase YfcD encodes MVEQNHLASTEWVDIVSEENEVIAQASREQMRAERLRHRATYIVVHDGMGKILVQRRTDTKDFLPGMLDATAGGVVQADEVLLDSARREAEEELGIAGVPFAEHGQFYFEDEHCRVWGGLFSCVSHGPFALQEEEVSEVCWMTPEEITARCDEFTPDSLKALALWMTRNAKNESAKPENKAEKEEEAE; translated from the coding sequence ATGGTGGAGCAGAATCATTTGGCAAGTACTGAATGGGTTGACATTGTCAGCGAAGAAAATGAAGTGATCGCGCAGGCGAGCCGCGAACAAATGCGTGCAGAGCGACTGCGTCACCGTGCAACGTACATCGTTGTGCATGACGGCATGGGCAAGATTCTGGTCCAGCGCCGCACGGACACCAAAGATTTTCTTCCGGGCATGCTTGATGCCACCGCAGGCGGCGTCGTGCAGGCCGATGAAGTGCTGCTGGATTCCGCACGCCGTGAAGCGGAAGAAGAGTTAGGTATCGCCGGGGTGCCGTTTGCCGAGCACGGGCAGTTCTATTTCGAAGACGAACATTGCCGCGTCTGGGGTGGACTGTTTAGCTGCGTTTCCCATGGGCCTTTCGCCCTGCAGGAAGAGGAAGTGAGCGAAGTCTGCTGGATGACGCCGGAAGAGATTACCGCCCGCTGCGACGAGTTCACGCCGGATTCGTTAAAAGCGCTGGCGCTGTGGATGACCCGCAACGCCAAAAA
- the yfcE gene encoding phosphodiesterase — MKLMFASDIHGSLPATERVLSLFSQSGAQWLVILGDVLNHGPRNALPEGYAPAQVAEKLNPFASRIIAVRGNCDSEVDQMLLHFPLTAPWQQVLLENSRLFLTHGHLFGPDNLPALAAGDVLVYGHTHIPVAEKRGEIYHFNPGSVSIPKGGYPASYGLLDGNTLSVIALNDQQVIAQVAINP, encoded by the coding sequence ATGAAACTGATGTTTGCGTCAGATATCCATGGATCGCTGCCCGCGACCGAGCGAGTGCTTTCTCTGTTTTCGCAAAGCGGGGCCCAATGGCTGGTGATTCTGGGGGATGTGTTAAATCATGGTCCGCGTAATGCGCTGCCGGAAGGCTATGCCCCGGCGCAGGTGGCGGAAAAGCTTAACCCGTTTGCCTCGCGCATTATCGCCGTTCGCGGTAATTGCGACAGCGAAGTCGACCAGATGCTGCTGCATTTTCCCCTTACCGCGCCATGGCAACAGGTTCTGCTGGAAAACAGCCGCCTGTTTCTTACCCACGGACACCTTTTCGGCCCGGATAATCTCCCGGCGCTCGCGGCTGGCGATGTCCTGGTTTACGGCCATACTCATATTCCGGTGGCTGAAAAACGCGGTGAGATTTATCACTTTAATCCGGGGTCGGTCAGCATCCCGAAAGGCGGATATCCTGCGAGCTATGGCCTGCTCGATGGAAATACCCTGAGCGTTATCGCACTTAATGATCAGCAAGTTATTGCGCAGGTAGCGATTAATCCGTAA
- the yfcF gene encoding glutathione transferase — translation MNQPVITLWSDANFFSPYVMSVYVALAEKGLSFTLKTVDLDGGEHLKPQWQGYDLTRRVPVLELDGFALSESSAIDEYLEDRFAPPEWERIYPHDLQKRARARQIQAWLRSDLVPIRVERSTDVVFAGVKKPALSAEGVDSAQKLIETAASLLAHGNPNLFGEWCIADTDLALMLNRLILNGDEVPQLLVDYAAFQWQRASVQRYVALSAKRAG, via the coding sequence ATGAACCAGCCCGTAATTACGTTGTGGTCCGATGCAAATTTCTTTTCTCCCTATGTTATGAGCGTTTACGTCGCGCTGGCCGAAAAGGGGCTCTCTTTTACACTGAAGACCGTCGATCTCGACGGTGGTGAACACCTCAAACCCCAGTGGCAGGGTTACGACCTGACGCGACGCGTGCCGGTGCTGGAACTGGATGGTTTTGCACTGAGCGAATCCTCGGCGATCGATGAATATCTGGAAGATCGTTTTGCGCCGCCGGAGTGGGAGCGCATCTATCCTCACGATCTGCAAAAGCGCGCCCGCGCCCGGCAGATCCAGGCGTGGCTGCGTAGCGACCTGGTGCCGATTCGCGTCGAGCGCTCCACGGATGTCGTGTTTGCCGGTGTGAAAAAGCCAGCGCTCAGCGCAGAAGGCGTCGACAGCGCGCAAAAGCTGATTGAAACTGCAGCCTCGCTGCTCGCTCACGGCAACCCGAACCTGTTCGGTGAATGGTGTATTGCCGATACCGATCTGGCGCTGATGCTGAACCGTTTGATCCTCAACGGCGATGAGGTCCCTCAACTGCTGGTGGACTATGCGGCGTTCCAGTGGCAGCGAGCCTCCGTACAGCGCTATGTGGCACTCTCCGCTAAGCGCGCGGGCTGA
- the yfcG gene encoding GSH-dependent disulfide bond oxidoreductase, giving the protein MIDLYYAPTPNGHKITLFLEEAELDYRIIRVDISKGEQFNPVFLAISPNNKIPAIIDSQPADGGRPLSLFESGEILLYLAEKTGKLLSGELRERHHTLQWLFWQSSGFGPMLGQNHHFTAFAPQTIPYAIERYQVETQRLYGVLNQRLEKTPWLGGDHYSIADIACWPWVNTHDKHRIDLASYPAVNNWFERIRTRPATERAMQKIQQV; this is encoded by the coding sequence ATGATTGACCTTTATTACGCCCCTACCCCAAACGGCCACAAGATCACCCTCTTTCTCGAAGAAGCCGAACTGGATTACAGAATCATCCGCGTGGATATCAGCAAAGGCGAACAGTTCAACCCTGTGTTTTTGGCTATCTCGCCCAACAATAAAATTCCGGCCATTATTGATAGCCAGCCGGCGGACGGAGGCAGGCCGTTAAGCCTGTTTGAATCCGGTGAAATTTTGCTTTATCTGGCAGAGAAAACCGGCAAGCTGCTGAGCGGTGAACTGCGCGAGCGTCACCACACTCTGCAGTGGCTTTTCTGGCAGTCAAGCGGCTTTGGGCCGATGCTGGGGCAGAACCACCACTTCACCGCCTTCGCGCCGCAGACTATTCCTTACGCCATTGAGCGATATCAGGTTGAAACCCAGCGTCTTTACGGCGTTCTGAACCAGCGGCTGGAGAAAACGCCGTGGCTCGGGGGCGACCATTACAGCATTGCCGATATCGCCTGCTGGCCGTGGGTAAATACGCATGATAAACACCGGATTGACTTAGCGTCTTACCCGGCGGTGAACAACTGGTTTGAGCGTATCCGGACCCGCCCAGCCACCGAACGCGCAATGCAAAAAATCCAGCAGGTTTAA
- the folX gene encoding dihydroneopterin triphosphate 2'-epimerase has protein sequence MSQPDAIIRIKNLRLRTFIGIKEEEIANRQDIVINVVIHYPADKARASEDINDALNYRTITKNIIQYVENNRFSLLEKLTQDVLDIARDHHWVTYAEVEIDKLHALRYADSVSMTLSWRRQA, from the coding sequence ATGTCACAGCCAGACGCTATTATTCGTATAAAAAATTTACGCTTGCGCACGTTCATTGGTATCAAAGAGGAAGAGATTGCCAACCGTCAGGATATTGTCATTAATGTGGTGATTCACTACCCGGCAGACAAAGCGCGGGCCAGTGAAGACATCAATGACGCGCTGAACTATCGCACGATCACTAAAAACATCATCCAGTACGTGGAAAACAACCGCTTCTCTCTGCTGGAAAAATTAACCCAGGATGTGCTCGATATCGCACGCGATCATCACTGGGTCACTTATGCTGAAGTAGAGATCGATAAACTTCACGCCCTGCGCTATGCCGACTCCGTCTCCATGACGTTAAGCTGGCGACGCCAGGCGTAA
- a CDS encoding TIGR01777 family oxidoreductase gives MKILLTGGTGLIGRHLIARLQALHHDITVVTRSPEKARQVLGAGVDIWKGLADRQNLDGFDAVINLAGEPIADKRWTEEQKQRLCSSRWNITEKLVELIRNSQTPPSVLISGSATGYYGDLGEVVVTEEEPPHNEFTHKLCAQWERIACAAQSDRTRVCLLRTGVVLAPKGGILGKMLPPFRLGLGGPIGNGRQYLAWIHIDDMVNGIIWLLDNDLRGPFNMVAPYPVRNEQFAHALGHALHRPAILRVPATAIRLLMGEASVLVLGGQRALPKRLEAAGFAFRWYDLEEALGDVVR, from the coding sequence ATGAAGATTCTGCTGACCGGCGGTACAGGCCTGATTGGGCGCCATCTCATTGCGCGTTTGCAGGCGCTGCATCACGACATTACCGTAGTGACCCGCAGCCCGGAAAAAGCGCGCCAGGTGCTGGGCGCGGGGGTCGATATCTGGAAAGGGCTGGCCGATCGGCAGAATCTGGACGGCTTCGACGCCGTCATCAACCTTGCGGGTGAACCCATCGCCGATAAGCGCTGGACCGAAGAGCAGAAACAGCGGTTGTGCAGCAGCCGCTGGAACATCACCGAGAAGCTGGTTGAGCTGATTCGCAACAGCCAGACCCCGCCGTCGGTGCTGATTTCAGGCTCTGCGACGGGCTATTACGGCGATCTTGGCGAAGTGGTGGTGACCGAGGAAGAGCCGCCCCACAACGAGTTCACCCATAAACTCTGCGCCCAGTGGGAGCGCATCGCCTGCGCGGCGCAAAGCGATCGTACCCGCGTCTGCCTGCTGCGTACCGGCGTGGTGCTTGCGCCGAAAGGCGGCATTCTGGGTAAAATGCTTCCGCCCTTCAGGCTGGGGCTCGGCGGGCCGATCGGCAACGGGCGACAGTACCTGGCCTGGATCCATATCGACGATATGGTGAACGGCATTATCTGGCTGCTGGATAACGATCTGCGCGGGCCGTTTAACATGGTTGCGCCGTATCCGGTGCGAAATGAACAGTTTGCCCACGCGCTGGGGCATGCCCTGCATCGCCCGGCGATATTACGCGTGCCTGCGACGGCAATTCGCCTGTTGATGGGCGAAGCGTCCGTGCTGGTGCTGGGCGGTCAGCGCGCGCTGCCAAAACGGCTGGAAGCGGCGGGGTTTGCGTTTCGCTGGTATGACTTAGAAGAGGCACTGGGGGATGTGGTACGCTGA
- a CDS encoding GNAT family N-acetyltransferase yields the protein MATITTPRLHLTPFEPSDWAFFRSLRENRDIMRYMAAIAPEKETRRVFAARLMAEHVFVIRFLNEDTPLGDIGLQISPENREEADIGYTVVPAAQGKGIASEALRAVCDYAFNQTGVKAINAYVLADNGGSVRVLEKAGFVRTQVLEKAYEIDGVRYDDWVYRLECGAA from the coding sequence ATGGCAACCATCACAACTCCCCGGCTTCACCTCACCCCTTTCGAACCCTCTGACTGGGCGTTCTTCCGTTCGCTGCGCGAAAACCGCGATATTATGCGCTATATGGCCGCGATTGCGCCTGAGAAAGAGACCCGACGCGTGTTTGCCGCACGCCTGATGGCGGAGCATGTCTTCGTGATCCGCTTTCTGAATGAAGATACGCCGCTGGGCGATATTGGCCTGCAAATCAGTCCTGAGAATCGTGAAGAGGCGGATATCGGTTATACGGTTGTGCCTGCCGCGCAGGGAAAAGGCATCGCCAGCGAAGCGCTGCGCGCGGTGTGTGATTATGCGTTCAACCAGACCGGCGTGAAGGCGATTAATGCGTACGTACTGGCGGACAACGGCGGGTCAGTGCGGGTGCTGGAGAAAGCGGGATTTGTGCGCACTCAGGTGCTGGAAAAAGCGTATGAGATTGATGGCGTGCGGTATGACGACTGGGTGTATCGCCTGGAGTGTGGTGCGGCCTGA
- the hisP gene encoding histidine ABC transporter ATP-binding protein HisP, with the protein MAENKLNVIDLHKRYGEHEVLKGVSLQANAGDVISIIGSSGSGKSTFLRCINFLEKPSEGSIVVSGQNINLVRDKDGQLKVADKNQLRLLRTRLTMVFQHFNLWSHMTVLENVMEAPVQVLGLSKQEARERAVKYLAKVGIDERQQMKYPVHLSGGQQQRVSIARALAMEPEVLLFDEPTSALDPELVGEVLRIMQKLAEEGKTMVVVTHEMGFARNVSNHVIFLHQGKIEEQGHPDEVLANPQSPRLQQFLKGSLK; encoded by the coding sequence ATGGCTGAGAACAAATTAAACGTTATTGATTTGCACAAACGCTACGGCGAACATGAAGTGCTGAAAGGGGTGTCGCTGCAGGCTAACGCAGGCGACGTAATCAGTATCATCGGTTCATCCGGCTCGGGTAAAAGTACCTTCCTGCGCTGCATTAACTTCCTCGAAAAGCCGAGCGAAGGCTCGATTGTGGTGAGCGGGCAGAACATCAACCTGGTGCGTGACAAAGACGGCCAGCTGAAGGTGGCGGATAAGAATCAGCTGCGCCTGCTGCGTACGCGCCTGACGATGGTGTTCCAGCATTTCAACCTCTGGAGCCACATGACGGTGCTGGAGAACGTGATGGAAGCGCCGGTTCAGGTGCTCGGCCTAAGCAAGCAGGAAGCCCGGGAACGCGCGGTGAAATACCTGGCGAAAGTGGGGATCGATGAGCGCCAGCAGATGAAGTATCCGGTACACCTCTCCGGCGGCCAGCAGCAGCGTGTCTCCATCGCCCGCGCGCTGGCGATGGAGCCGGAAGTGCTGCTGTTCGACGAACCGACCTCCGCGCTGGACCCGGAACTCGTCGGCGAAGTGCTGCGCATCATGCAGAAGCTGGCCGAAGAGGGCAAAACGATGGTGGTGGTGACGCACGAGATGGGCTTCGCCCGTAACGTCTCGAACCACGTGATTTTCCTGCATCAGGGGAAAATTGAAGAACAGGGGCACCCGGACGAGGTGCTGGCGAACCCGCAAAGCCCGCGTTTGCAGCAGTTCCTTAAAGGATCTCTGAAATAA
- a CDS encoding ABC transporter permease, with amino-acid sequence MIEIIQEYWKSLLWTDGYRFTGVAITLWLLISSVVMGGILAVFLAIGRVSNNKFIQFPIWLFTYVFRGTPLYVQLLVFYSGMYTLEIVKGTEMLNAFFRSGLNCTVLALTLNTCAYTTEIFAGAIRSVPHGEIEAARAYGFSSVKLYRCIILPSALRIALPAYSNEVILMLHSTALAFTATVPDLLKIARDINSATYQPFTAFGIAAVLYLIISYVLISLFRKAEKRWLQHIKPSSTH; translated from the coding sequence GTGATTGAGATTATTCAGGAATACTGGAAATCCCTGCTGTGGACGGATGGCTACCGCTTTACCGGCGTGGCGATCACGCTCTGGCTGCTGATTTCTTCCGTGGTGATGGGCGGCATTCTGGCGGTGTTTCTCGCCATCGGTCGCGTGTCAAACAATAAATTTATTCAGTTCCCGATTTGGCTGTTTACCTATGTGTTTCGCGGCACGCCGCTGTACGTGCAGCTGCTGGTGTTCTATTCGGGGATGTATACGCTGGAGATCGTAAAAGGCACGGAAATGCTGAATGCGTTCTTCCGCAGTGGGCTGAACTGTACGGTGCTGGCGCTAACGCTCAATACCTGCGCCTATACCACCGAGATTTTCGCCGGGGCCATTCGTTCCGTGCCGCACGGTGAGATCGAGGCCGCGCGCGCGTACGGCTTCTCCTCGGTGAAGCTTTACCGCTGCATTATTCTGCCGTCGGCGCTGCGCATTGCGTTACCGGCCTACAGCAACGAAGTGATTTTGATGCTGCACTCCACCGCGCTCGCCTTTACCGCCACGGTGCCGGACCTGCTCAAAATCGCGCGCGATATCAACTCCGCGACCTATCAGCCGTTTACCGCGTTTGGCATTGCGGCGGTGCTCTATTTAATTATCTCTTATGTTCTGATTAGCCTGTTCCGTAAGGCTGAAAAACGCTGGCTGCAGCATATAAAACCTTCTTCGACGCACTGA
- a CDS encoding histidine ABC transporter permease HisQ — protein MLYGFSGVILQGALVTLELAISSVVLAVLIGLAGAGAKLSANKPLALIFEGYTTLIRGVPDLVLMLLIFYGLQIALNSVTDAMGMGQIDIDPMVAGIITLGFIYGAYFTETFRGAYMAVPRGHIEAATAFGFTSSQTFRRIMFPAMMRYALPGIGNNWQVILKATALVSLLGLEDVVKATQLAGKSTWEPFYFAVVCGAIYLVFTTVSNGVLLLLERRYSVGVKRADL, from the coding sequence ATGCTGTACGGATTTTCTGGCGTTATTTTACAGGGCGCGCTTGTCACCCTTGAGCTGGCTATCAGCTCCGTGGTGCTGGCGGTGCTGATAGGTCTGGCGGGCGCAGGGGCGAAGCTTTCGGCTAACAAACCGCTGGCGCTCATTTTCGAAGGCTATACCACGCTCATTCGCGGCGTACCCGATCTGGTGCTGATGCTGCTTATTTTTTACGGCCTGCAGATTGCCCTGAACAGCGTGACGGATGCGATGGGCATGGGACAAATTGATATCGACCCGATGGTGGCCGGTATTATCACCCTCGGTTTTATCTACGGTGCCTACTTCACGGAAACCTTCCGTGGCGCTTATATGGCGGTTCCCAGAGGACACATTGAAGCGGCAACCGCATTTGGTTTTACCTCTTCACAAACGTTTCGCCGGATTATGTTCCCGGCCATGATGCGCTATGCGCTGCCGGGCATCGGTAACAACTGGCAGGTTATCCTCAAAGCGACGGCGCTGGTCTCGCTGCTCGGTCTGGAAGACGTCGTGAAAGCGACTCAGCTGGCGGGCAAGAGCACCTGGGAGCCGTTCTACTTTGCGGTGGTCTGCGGCGCGATCTATCTGGTCTTTACGACCGTCTCCAATGGTGTGCTGCTTCTGCTCGAGCGTCGCTACTCCGTGGGTGTGAAGAGGGCTGACCTGTGA
- the hisJ gene encoding histidine ABC transporter substrate-binding protein HisJ: MKKLVLSLSLVLAFSSATAAFAAIPQKIRIGTDPTYAPFESKNSKGELVGFDIDLANELCKRIKAQCTYVENPLDALIPSLKAKKIDVIMSSLSITEKRQQEIAFTDKLYAADSRLVVAKSSDIQPTLESLKGKRVGVLQGTTQETYGNEHWAPKGIEIVSYQGQENIYADLTAGRIDAAFQDEVAASEGFLKQPVGKDYKFGGPSIKDEKLFGVGTGMGLRKEDNELREALNKAFAEMRADGTYDKLAKKYFDFNVYGG, encoded by the coding sequence ATGAAAAAACTCGTGTTGTCATTATCTCTGGTACTGGCCTTTTCCAGCGCCACCGCGGCCTTCGCAGCCATTCCGCAGAAAATTCGTATTGGCACCGATCCAACCTACGCGCCGTTTGAATCGAAGAATTCAAAGGGTGAACTGGTGGGTTTTGACATCGATCTGGCCAATGAGCTGTGCAAACGCATCAAAGCACAGTGTACTTATGTAGAGAACCCGCTGGATGCGCTGATCCCTTCACTGAAAGCAAAAAAAATAGACGTGATTATGTCCTCGCTTTCCATCACCGAGAAACGTCAGCAGGAGATTGCCTTCACCGACAAGCTCTATGCGGCCGATTCACGTCTGGTAGTGGCTAAGTCTTCTGACATTCAACCGACCCTCGAGTCGCTGAAGGGGAAACGCGTAGGCGTGCTGCAGGGCACCACGCAGGAAACCTACGGTAACGAACACTGGGCGCCGAAGGGGATCGAAATCGTCTCCTATCAGGGCCAGGAAAATATTTACGCAGACCTGACGGCAGGCCGTATTGATGCGGCATTCCAGGATGAAGTCGCGGCAAGCGAAGGTTTCCTGAAGCAGCCGGTAGGCAAAGATTACAAGTTCGGCGGTCCGTCCATTAAGGACGAGAAGCTCTTTGGCGTGGGTACCGGTATGGGCCTGCGTAAGGAAGACAACGAACTGCGTGAGGCGCTGAACAAAGCGTTTGCTGAAATGCGCGCTGACGGTACCTACGACAAGCTGGCGAAAAAGTACTTCGATTTCAATGTGTACGGCGGCTAA
- the argT gene encoding lysine/arginine/ornithine ABC transporter substrate-binding protein ArgT, producing MKKTVLALSLLVGLSAAAGSYAALPQTVRIGTDATYAPFSSKDAKGDFVGFDIDLGNEMCKRMEVKCTWVGSDFDALIPSLKAKKIDAIISSLSITEKRQQEIAFSDKLYAADSRLIAAKGSPIQPTIDSLKGKHVGVLQGSTQEGYANANWREKGVDVVAYQNQDLIYSDLAAGRLDAAFQDEVAASEGFLKQPAGKDYAFAGPSVKDKKYFGDGTGIGLRKDDKELKAAFDKAFTELRKDGTYDKLAKKYFDFNVYGD from the coding sequence ATGAAGAAGACGGTTCTGGCTCTGTCTTTGCTGGTGGGGTTAAGTGCGGCGGCAGGTAGCTACGCAGCGCTTCCACAGACGGTTCGTATCGGTACAGACGCAACCTACGCGCCATTCTCTTCCAAGGATGCGAAAGGCGATTTCGTGGGGTTTGATATCGATCTGGGAAATGAAATGTGCAAACGTATGGAAGTGAAATGCACATGGGTGGGCAGCGACTTCGACGCGTTAATCCCGTCGCTGAAGGCAAAGAAAATCGACGCCATTATCTCTTCTCTCTCCATCACCGAAAAACGCCAGCAGGAGATTGCCTTCTCCGACAAGCTCTACGCTGCGGATTCGCGTCTGATTGCCGCGAAAGGTTCCCCGATCCAGCCGACCATCGACTCGCTGAAAGGCAAGCATGTGGGCGTGCTCCAGGGCTCGACCCAGGAAGGTTACGCGAATGCCAACTGGCGCGAGAAGGGCGTCGACGTGGTGGCTTACCAGAACCAGGATCTGATCTACTCTGACCTGGCGGCAGGCCGTCTGGATGCCGCGTTCCAGGATGAAGTCGCGGCGAGCGAAGGCTTCCTGAAGCAGCCGGCCGGTAAAGATTACGCCTTTGCGGGCCCGTCCGTGAAAGACAAAAAATACTTTGGTGACGGCACCGGCATCGGCCTGCGTAAGGACGATAAAGAGCTGAAAGCCGCCTTTGACAAAGCATTCACGGAGCTGCGCAAAGACGGTACCTACGACAAACTGGCGAAGAAATACTTCGACTTCAACGTCTACGGTGACTAA
- a CDS encoding UbiX family flavin prenyltransferase translates to MKRLIIGISGASGAIYGVRLLQVLRNVAEVETHLVTSQAARQTLSLETDLSLRDVQAMADVVHDARDIAASISSGSFKTAGMVILPCSIKTLSGIVNSYTDTLVTRAADVVLKERRPLVLCVRETPLHLGHLRLMTQAAELGAVIMPPVPAFYHRPQSLDDVINQTVNRVLDQFDIDLPEDLFTRWQGA, encoded by the coding sequence ATGAAACGACTCATAATAGGCATCAGCGGTGCCAGCGGCGCGATTTACGGCGTACGCCTGCTACAGGTTTTGCGTAACGTGGCAGAAGTGGAAACGCATCTGGTGACGAGCCAGGCGGCGCGGCAAACCCTCTCCCTTGAAACGGATCTCTCCCTGCGCGATGTCCAGGCGATGGCGGACGTGGTTCACGATGCCCGCGATATCGCCGCCAGCATCTCCTCAGGCTCGTTTAAAACCGCCGGTATGGTGATCCTGCCCTGTTCAATCAAAACGCTCTCCGGGATTGTGAACAGCTATACCGACACGCTGGTAACGCGCGCGGCGGACGTGGTGCTGAAGGAGCGCCGCCCGCTGGTGCTCTGCGTGCGGGAAACGCCGCTGCACCTGGGCCATCTGCGCCTCATGACCCAGGCCGCCGAACTGGGCGCGGTGATCATGCCGCCGGTGCCGGCGTTCTATCACCGACCGCAGTCGCTGGACGATGTGATTAATCAGACCGTCAATCGCGTGCTGGATCAGTTTGACATCGACCTGCCCGAAGACCTCTTCACCCGCTGGCAGGGAGCCTGA
- the purF gene encoding amidophosphoribosyltransferase, translating into MCGIVGIAGFMPVNQSIYDALTVLQHRGQDAAGIITIDANNCFRLRKANGLVNDVFEARHMQRLQGNMGIGHVRYPTAGSSSASEAQPFYVNSPYGITLAHNGNLTNAHELRKKLFEEKRRHINTTSDSEILLNVFASELDNFRHYPLEADNIFAAIAATNRQIRGAYACVAMIIGHGMVAFRDPNGIRPLVLGKRDLGDGRTEYMVASESVALDTLGFEFLRDVAPGEAVYITEKGQLFTRQCADNPVSNPCLFEYVYFARPDSFIDKISVYSARVNMGTKLGEKIAREWDDLDIDVVIPIPETSCDIALEIARILDKPYRQGFVKNRYVGRTFIMPGQHLRRKSVRRKLNANRAEFRDKNVLLVDDSIVRGTTSEQIIEMAREAGAKKVYLASAAPEIRFPNVYGIDMPTANELIAHGREVDEIRQIIGADGLIFQDLNDLIDAVRAENPEIQQFECSVFNGVYVTKDVDQQYLDYLDSLRNDDAKAVQLQNDLESLEMHNEG; encoded by the coding sequence ATGTGCGGTATTGTCGGTATCGCCGGTTTCATGCCGGTAAACCAGTCGATTTATGACGCGTTAACGGTGCTTCAGCACCGTGGGCAGGATGCTGCGGGTATCATCACCATTGATGCAAACAACTGCTTCCGTTTACGTAAGGCCAATGGCCTGGTAAACGATGTGTTTGAAGCCCGCCATATGCAGCGTCTGCAAGGTAATATGGGGATCGGTCACGTTCGTTATCCTACTGCTGGCAGTTCCAGCGCCTCTGAGGCACAGCCTTTCTACGTCAACTCACCGTATGGCATCACGCTTGCCCATAACGGCAACCTGACCAACGCTCATGAGCTGCGTAAGAAGCTGTTCGAAGAGAAACGTCGCCACATTAACACCACCTCTGATTCAGAAATCCTGCTCAATGTGTTCGCCAGCGAGCTGGATAACTTCCGTCACTACCCGCTGGAAGCAGACAATATCTTCGCTGCCATTGCCGCGACCAACCGCCAGATCCGCGGTGCGTACGCCTGCGTGGCGATGATCATCGGTCACGGCATGGTCGCCTTCCGCGATCCAAACGGCATTCGTCCGCTGGTTCTGGGCAAGCGCGACCTCGGCGATGGCCGTACCGAATATATGGTTGCCTCTGAGAGCGTGGCGCTGGATACCCTGGGCTTCGAATTCCTGCGCGACGTTGCGCCGGGCGAAGCGGTGTATATCACCGAGAAGGGCCAGCTGTTCACCCGTCAGTGTGCCGACAACCCGGTCAGCAACCCGTGCCTGTTTGAATACGTCTATTTTGCCCGTCCGGATTCGTTCATCGACAAGATTTCCGTCTACAGCGCGCGCGTCAATATGGGCACGAAGCTCGGCGAGAAGATTGCCCGCGAGTGGGACGATCTCGACATTGACGTGGTGATTCCTATCCCGGAAACCTCCTGCGATATCGCCCTGGAGATCGCCCGCATTCTGGACAAGCCGTACCGTCAGGGCTTCGTGAAGAACCGCTACGTTGGCCGCACGTTTATCATGCCGGGCCAGCACCTGCGCCGTAAGTCGGTGCGCCGTAAGCTGAACGCCAACCGCGCAGAATTCCGCGACAAGAACGTTCTGCTGGTGGATGACTCCATCGTTCGCGGCACCACCTCTGAGCAGATTATCGAGATGGCGCGCGAAGCGGGTGCGAAGAAAGTCTACCTGGCGTCTGCCGCGCCGGAGATTCGCTTCCCGAACGTGTACGGCATTGATATGCCAACCGCCAACGAGCTGATTGCTCACGGCCGTGAAGTGGATGAGATTCGCCAGATCATCGGGGCCGACGGCCTGATTTTCCAGGATCTGAACGATCTCATCGACGCGGTGCGCGCCGAGAACCCGGAGATTCAGCAGTTCGAATGCTCCGTGTTCAATGGCGTCTACGTGACGAAAGACGTTGACCAGCAGTACCTCGACTACCTTGATTCGCTGCGCAACGACGATGCGAAAGCCGTTCAGCTGCAAAACGATCTCGAAAGCTTAGAGATGCACAACGAAGGTTAA